Sequence from the Burkholderia stabilis genome:
CACGGGTCCGCCGCATGCGTCTCGTCGCGATACGGCAGATCGGTGCGGCGCCGGTCGCCGATATAGAACAGGTACGCGAGCATCGGCACCGCGTCGCGCTGCTGTCCTTCGCCGAGCAGCGCGGCGACCGGCACGTCGAGATGCTGGCCGAGCAGGTCGAGCAACGCGGCCTCGATCGCGGTGATCACGTTGTCGAGCCGCAGGTTGATCTCGTGCGGCTGGCGCAGCACGGCCGCCTCGCCGGCCGACGTCACCTCGTGCCGGATCGTGCGGCCCGCGCCCGCACCCGAACCGGCGAGTGCCGCGCGCACCGCGTTGAGCGTCGCCTGATAGCGTCCGATCGACTGGCCGACGACGAGATCCGTCATCCGTTCGAGCGCGTGGCGGATGCCTTCGCCGCCGGGCACTTCGCCGACGCCCGTGCGTCCGCTGCTGTCGTCGAGGATCACGAGGTTGCGCGTGAAGTACGGCGCGTGCGCGCCGCACAGGTTGAGCAGCATGCTGTCGCGGCCGGCGACGGGAATCACCTGCATGCGCGTGACGCGCGGGGTGCCGGCACGGCTGGCTTCGGACATCGGTTCGCTCCTGGTTCCGGTGGCGCGCGGGCCGCCGGATGAGCCGGCGCGGCCCGTGCGGTTCAATGAAGCTCGACGCGGCGGATCTCGCCGACGACGAACACGTAGCAGATCACCGCGACGAGCGCGTGCGCGACGACGTAGACGAGCGCGCCGTTGAACGAGCCGCTGCGGTCGACGATGTAGCCGATCGCGATCGGGGTCGTGATGCTCGAGAGGTTGCCGCAGGTGTTGAGCAGCGCGCCGCTCAACCCGGCGATCTGGCGCGGCGCGGTGTCGGCGTTGACGGCCCAGCCGAGCGCGCCGAGCCCCTTGCCGAAGAACGACAGCGCCATGAACAGCACGACGAGCACGTGCGAATCGGTGTAGTTGCAGACGATCATCGACATCGACAGCAGCATGCCGATCACGATCGGCACCTTGCGCGCGACCGACAGCGACCGGCCCTGCTTGAGCAGTGCATCGGACACGATGCCGCCGAGAATCCCGCCGAGGAACCCGCACACGGCCGGGATCGACGCGACGAGCCCCGCGTTGAGGATCGACATCCCGCGCGCCTGCACGAGATAGACGGGAAACCACGTGATGAAGAAATAGGTGAGCGCGTTGATGCAGTACTGCGCGACGTACACGCCGACCAGCATCCGGCTCTTCAGCAGCGCCTTCACGTGACGCATCGACGGGCCGCCGCCGTGCGCGCCCGTCGCCTGGTCGATGTTGACGAGCGCGCCGCCTTCGGCGAGGTAGTCGAGTTCCGCGCGGTTGATGTTCGGGTGGTCCTTCGGGTCGTACATCGTGCGGTTCCACACCGCGACGAACGCGAAGCCGAGCACGCCCATCACCGCGAACACCGATTGCCAGCCGAACGCGTGCACGAGCCAGCCCATCAGCGGCGCGAACACGACGGTCGCCGCGTACTGCGCGGCGTTGAAGATCGCCGACGCGGTGCCGCGCTCGGCGGCCGGGAACCACGCGGACACGATCCGGCTGTTGGCGGGGAACGACGGCGCCTCGGCCGCGCCGACCAGGAAGCGCAGCCCGAACAGCAGCGCGAACGCGGCCGCGCCGCCGAAGAAGCCGATCGCACCCTGCATCAGCGTGAACAGGGACCAGAAGAAGATGCTGAACGCATAGACGACACGCGACCCGTAGCGGTCGAGCAGCCAGCCGCCCGGCAGTTGCGCGATCACGTACGACCAGCCGAACGCGGAGAAGATGAAGCCGATCTGCACGTGGCTCAGGTGCAGCGCGCGGGCGAGGCTCGGGCCCGCGATCGCGATCGCCGCGCGATCCGCATAGTTGATCGTCGTGACCGCGAACAGGACGGCCAGCACGAGCCAGCGCACGCGCGTGCGCCGGGCCGTTGCCGACGCGGACGCCGGCAGCGCGTGAAGCGGATTCATGACTGTCTCCTCCGAATGGCGGAAGGTGCCGTCGTGCGGCAGGCGCGTCGGGTGCGCGCATTGTGTGTGCCGGTGCCGCCGACCGGAGGCCGGGCGCCGGACGCCGATGCCGTAAAGCAGGGCGTCCGGGCCATTCTGTCATGTCGAAATTTGCGCTTTCATGCCAATTGCTGACTTGATCGATTCAGCATTTGAATCGATCAAGTCAGTCGCTCGCCCGGGCGCGCGTCGTCCGCCTCGTCCGCCTCGTCGACACCGTCGCCATGATGGCGCGCCACGTGCCGCACGAGAAACTCGACGGCCGCGCGCACGCCGGGCAACTGGCCGCGCCGGTGCGGCATCAGCAGCGTCGTCGTGACGGCGCCGGCCCGCCAGCCGGGCAGCACGCGCACGAGCGCGCCGGACGCCAGCGCGTCGCTTGCGATCCAGTCGGGCAGGCAGGCCAGGCCGAGGCCGGCCATCGCCGCCTGCAGCAGCAGCGTCGATTCGTCGGCCTGGAGGCGGATGCGCGGCGTCACGTCGACGGTGTCGCCACCGCGTTGCAGACGCCACGGCTGCTGGCCCGGGTGGAGCCCGTCGTGCCGCGCGAGGTCGGCCGGCTCGTGCGGTGCGCCGGCGCGCGCGAGATAACCGGGCGACGCAACGACGACGATCGGCGACGTCGCGAGCGGCCGCTGCACGAGCGCGGAATCGGGCAGCGGGGCGAAATGGCTGCGCACCGCGATGTCGAAGCCTTCCTGCGCGATGTCGACGAGGCGGTCGCTCGCATGAATCTGCAGCAGCAGCTTCGGGTGTGCGATGGCCAGCGCCGGCAGGCAGGGTGCGAGGATGTGCTGCGCAACCGGCACCGAGCTCGTGATCCGCACGATGCCGGCGGGCTCGGCGGCCTGCCGCAGCACCGCGTCGCGCGCGCTCTCGGCCTCGATCACGGCCGCGCGCGCGTGCTCGAAGAATTCGGCGCCCACCGGCGTCAGCCGGAAGCTGCGCGACGTGCGATGCACGAGCCGCGCGCCGAGCGTGCGCTCGAGCTCGGCCACGCGCTTGCTGACCGTCGATTTAGGCAGGTCGAGCCGGCGCGCGGCCGCCGACATGCTGCCCGCATCGACCGCCTGCACGAACAAGTAGAGATCGTTCAGATTCACTGTCAGCGTCCACCAGAAGAAACGACGGGTTTCGATTTTAGCGGCTACTGCATCATCGTTCGCCGTGGGAGCATGATCGCTCGTTCAACTTCCGCGGAATCCTCCGATGTCCCCGATCCTTCTCTACGGTATTCCCGCCGGCTGCTCGTTCGGCTCGATCGTCGCGCTCGAATGGGCCGGCCGCCCGTACCGGCTGTCGCGCATCGCGATGCCGAGCGTCGCGACGAGCGACGCGT
This genomic interval carries:
- a CDS encoding MFS transporter, whose amino-acid sequence is MNPLHALPASASATARRTRVRWLVLAVLFAVTTINYADRAAIAIAGPSLARALHLSHVQIGFIFSAFGWSYVIAQLPGGWLLDRYGSRVVYAFSIFFWSLFTLMQGAIGFFGGAAAFALLFGLRFLVGAAEAPSFPANSRIVSAWFPAAERGTASAIFNAAQYAATVVFAPLMGWLVHAFGWQSVFAVMGVLGFAFVAVWNRTMYDPKDHPNINRAELDYLAEGGALVNIDQATGAHGGGPSMRHVKALLKSRMLVGVYVAQYCINALTYFFITWFPVYLVQARGMSILNAGLVASIPAVCGFLGGILGGIVSDALLKQGRSLSVARKVPIVIGMLLSMSMIVCNYTDSHVLVVLFMALSFFGKGLGALGWAVNADTAPRQIAGLSGALLNTCGNLSSITTPIAIGYIVDRSGSFNGALVYVVAHALVAVICYVFVVGEIRRVELH
- a CDS encoding LysR family transcriptional regulator gives rise to the protein MNLNDLYLFVQAVDAGSMSAAARRLDLPKSTVSKRVAELERTLGARLVHRTSRSFRLTPVGAEFFEHARAAVIEAESARDAVLRQAAEPAGIVRITSSVPVAQHILAPCLPALAIAHPKLLLQIHASDRLVDIAQEGFDIAVRSHFAPLPDSALVQRPLATSPIVVVASPGYLARAGAPHEPADLARHDGLHPGQQPWRLQRGGDTVDVTPRIRLQADESTLLLQAAMAGLGLACLPDWIASDALASGALVRVLPGWRAGAVTTTLLMPHRRGQLPGVRAAVEFLVRHVARHHGDGVDEADEADDARPGERLT